A window of Larimichthys crocea isolate SSNF unplaced genomic scaffold, L_crocea_2.0 scaffold392, whole genome shotgun sequence genomic DNA:
TGACCCAAATCAATAAGTACAAGTAGTGTGAGATTTAGTGCTTTTTTTACATTGTACATTAATGAGTGTGAGTATAATTCCAAATACACATCAACCTAGTACTGTGACATATAGTTTTGTACAAGGATGATGCTAACCACTTCAGGGAGGTAATCAGGTATGCTCTTATGAGAATCTTGGTGTTCATATTgataacatgtttacatatgtatttgttatattaGAAAGTCTTGGAGAGAATTATCAGGTATGGTGTTCGAGaaaattattacaattaaaTTTTTTTAGTATAGTACAGaatatataacattatttaaagactGCTTTAAAACTACAATGCTAATATAAACTAGTACTAACGTTAGCTAGTGTCTTTCACATGGAAtacattacaaaagaaaaaaaataaactgttgcaAAGGTAGTTCTCTTGGTACACAGACTgctctctgaaaatattttataactgaTTAATAGTTCTGTCAACATGCAAATTACCCACAGAGATTATCACAATTTACTTAGCTGCGATCTGGCTCGTGTCATGATGAGAAATTCTCGTCGATGGACCCTGACTTGAAACATACGTTTCCTACGACTCCAAAGATGCATTACGTATTGCGTATCAGAGGTGAAGGGGCGTCATAAATCGTCGGTGGTCAGGCCTTATGGGTAGTGTAGGCGCTTCCGCTAtctaaaacatacaaataaaagtttatttctcaggccagaaggagaaaaaaaacatactgagggccacaacatgaagctattttattgttgagttatcagtgacactttggcgtgtttgtgctgagaaacgttgatattattaaaataaatttttaacatagtgagaaaaacacttccgggcagagggtcctcggttgtccaatcagattgtagctcgcaaatcgtcggtggtcgagcattctgggtagtgtaggcctttccgctatccaaaacatatgaataaaagtttatttctcaggctagaaggagaaaaaaaacatactgagggctacaacatgaagctatcattttgttgaattatcagtgacactttggcgtgtttgtgctgagaaacactgatgatattattaaaagaaatctttaacatagtgagaaaaacagttctgggcagagggtcctcggttgtccaatcagattgtagcttgcagcgtctggtatcgctgtggtcgggttattattggagtgaatggacggctggagctctgctctgagcgtctcttaccagcgcaaacagattatactggagtcaatggacaacccagagcgtttcatacagacgcggaagggtaccttttacgtcggtatcagacatcaaggggcgtgacaaatcgtcggtattttacgcgttgggaatgagaacgggttggtATTCTGCATTGGCAACCATACAGGGGCAGCGTGGCCAAGGACGAGGCAGAGGCCGCGGACGCTGGGGAAGAGGAAACGGACGAGGAGGTCAGCACGGACAAGGCTCTGAAGATCCCAACGCCTGTTATTGGTGTGGCAAAATTGAACACTGGTCTAGAGAATGTCCCGTGAACGCTTCGGATGAACAGGCACAAGCATACGGCACGTCTGATTGACAGGGACAGGACGAAGGGCGAGGGACATCACCCGAAGGCTCTGCAGAACagggaagtgaaacacacacacagccacatgcatgtttacataaTGATGATAGccaggagcacacacaccagcatgttCATGCTCATGTACATAATGCTATAAGATAtcttgaacagaaaaacacaccacaggttGAAACTTATGTACAATATGCAGGTGAtcctaaaacagtttttccttTATATGTGTTGACAATAGAAGGGATTGAAGTGATGTTTTTGGTAGATTCAGGAGCTACAAATTCTGTGATTATGGcttccacattttcacacacaccaaaaatgaCTGGTAACCATGCGTATTCTGGCCAATTGATTAAAGAAAGAATGACCGCTTCTCTGCGTTGTATTACGCCAGAGGGGGAGCAAATAAAGCATGCATTCTTATTCTCACATCTCTGCCCTGTTAATCTGCTCGGCAGAGATCTCATGTGTAAATTGGGGATATGTTTGATATCGACTCCGGACTGGTTAAAGGTGAGTTCTCTCACCTCCCTGACAGGACCCGATGAATCATTGATAGCTGTTAAGCATGATCCCCGACAATTGTTGTATGCATATCAGTGGAAGTTAGAGGCTTCTgcatccactgatcagctgatacaaaaaataagaacGGTTGTGTCTCCTACAGATATAGATTTTCTAACAATCAATGAATTACATTGTACATCTCATGTGAATCTTGGCCCAGACTCTGACTATGAACACACATGGATCCAAGTGACACAAGAACGACTGACCACGGTCTCCCTTTTCTGGGATGACCACCGTGCAgcgctttctgtttgtttgactgagaatcagaaaatactttttgatGCAAACAATTCTTTTCCTCACGTGTCTTTTTCCAAACACGTGAAGGATAGGTGGGAAGATTTGGGGTTGTTTGTAGAAAGATGTGTATATATTCAAGACTGGCAGAGTATAAGTGACCCATTGGTCACTTACTCTCCCCAGCTGCAGGTATATAAACAGTCATGACAGTCTTCTTTCCACGGCACACGCACTGTGCAGTTGCTGCCGTTGAATGACTCACTCTCACACAAGAAATATGTCTTACTATCAGCAGAGAATGTTAAGCATGTACCTGCTCTGAATGAAGTGCCTGATATTGTGTGGGCAAAGCATAAATATGATGTAGGACTTATTCAGGGTTGTGAGCCAGTAATGATAACTGCAAAATCTGACTTTCGCCCATGCAAACAACAATATCCTTTAAAACAAGCTATTGATGGCATTACTCCAGTGTTCAATCACCTTTTGCAAGCAGGCGTAATTGTTCCATGTCCTGATTATCGGGTTCGCACACCTTTATTTCCTGTCAAAAAGATTAGGGATGAAGGCCAACCAGTTCAATGGCGATTTGTACAAGACCTACAAGCTGTGAATGCTGCAGTACAGCCACGTTCTTCTAATGTTCCAAATCCCAACATTAATTTATCACAAGTGCCTGCAGATGCTAAGTTTTTCTCAGTGGTTGATCTCTCAAATGCCTTtttcagtgtgccagtgcaccCTGATAGTCAATTTTGGTTCGCTTTCACCGTCAATGGCAAACCATACACATTCACTCGTTTATCAACGTATTGTGAGAGTCCAACTTTTTACAATGCAGCTCTTAAGGACAGCTTGGAGCCTTTAGTCCTGACCCTCAGGACAGCATTATTGCAGTATGTTGATGACCCACTAAAGAGCAGTGTGAGGCTGATACAGTGACTCTGTTAAGGCATTTGGCTGATCATGGGCATAAGGCCAGTTTGTTTAAACCTCAGTTTGTACAGCAGGAAGTTTTTCtggtcatgtgatcacagcagAGGGAAAATCCCTCTCACCCAAACGTGTAGAAGCTATTCAAAAATTGCCCAAACCTGACAAAGAAACAACTAACGTCCTTTTTGGGAATGTGTGTCAGGCCTGGActcaaaggaggactcagatgcagagatacagtagtagcaatttaaaagttcccgttcaagctaaacgccagctgaatggcagccgtcttccagctgactttcAGCTGGCTGCCTGCTAAGTCCCAggaaaggagagacccccctccttctcctgggcgtgtctattttttactgtaactccacccattcatgtaattacagggtatgaccaggagatggcacttctctcacagaacttatttacagttgttctacctggagatgacgtagcttacacacctcgttagcattctcgttgctcaactctgtgtttgcgcttacagtaatgggcttcTTGGtttcccagtgtcacagatcacagagcggaaaatgcagctggtttgagtactgcacagtatacagtagccttatgatttgagcgtgttcatgaattgaaattaaatttaaggtgtttatatctaacatgtcagcattcaccaaatcaacaacatctagtctgttctgtctttactagtggtgggccgttatctgcGTAAACGCgagactcttatcaggcgataaaaaaatatcaccattaatctattctcaaagctgttccagcctttgaggtagctttttgacttttttctcttttgttcgtttttgttttcttcgctgtaactctgtggagtcctgatctctttagcaatgttgtttttagagagtttttgagtttttctcgtgttttttaaatgccgcttccacctggacagctgcctttgtttactccgggaacagctgatcgcgctaatgccgggccggcattggcgcattaatctacagtatctatggccaccactagtctttacataattactgaagcgtctcttctcttgtgctcgcgcactctctctcgctcatctgcatgtaaacaacaaactaacccttaaaaatttgcaaaaagaattgaagaataacaacagcaataatacctcctattgaatatttgatcacagtttgatcgttgtgagacgccatttaaagagggagaatacctggtgattaacagccctttggaagccctttgttatgtaggtatcaaccttttgtttgcacttgatgggcctttttccccccacgtGTCACGCAAATCAGAgcagaaaatgcagctggtacTGTGTATGAGTACTgtgtactatacagtagccttgtgattggagtgtgctcatgaacatgaatggcTCCTTttcagtgaccataggctaaatgacgtaaagcgtaaatggaaagaattacgggtgaatcaagtgtgaaataagtcaagttaGCTTggatttaataaagtttgcagtatacgcTTATGAAACcgtcatgtgtgatgatgtgatgacagaGACATATATTTAGGAGAAGTCACGGACTGAGAGACCTGTGGTTTTAATGCAAACGAagttatttacaaaacaaaaacccaaacggTCGTATTGTGCTTAAATTGACGTTCACCCAAACCCATTCACTCATTTCGTGCTGACGTGTGTGAGCTCATTAACTCTCAATGTGTAGTCACGAATACCTGGAGGATGtcttttaaacagtgaccataggctaaatggcgtaaagcgtaaatggaaagaattacgggtgaatcgagtgtgaaataagtcaagtatgtttggttttaataaagtttgcagtatacgcTTATGAAACCGtcatgtgtgatgatggatgatggtgatgatggcaaCAAGTTTCTGTTAATCCCACAGGCGTAAAGAAAACTCCATGATGCAAGATGTTGcggtgattcaaaccaccccgaattctgtagacctgatgtagagcagagagatattgagtttaaagaagacaaagacaagtactccagtttcacctgttgcaagagggagaacacagctttgacagactccgcagtctgttcaccatcacgccctgctgagttctgagctctctcaggctccagctagttttattaattcacacaaacggttacatatttgttattatcttcatacagggtagtctgctgaGTGCAGCCGAtgcctgggtgtgtgtgtgtgcccttttctcggaccatcgtgtccttgggtacactccgtgcctagattcagatgctttgtaacagtttctagttgtgctcacacacatacctcaggcgtgggattgcactcagacacaaactgtaatctgcaaaaacactctgctggttatacaacattcttaaaagcaataggTCAACATAATCACaaagtttaatatctttaaatgattattaggcacttcagataatataatccacaatagtaagatgttctgtgtctgctttcagttctaaccaaggggagtctcctatttctctgcttatctgctcgtctctctctctgtgtataggccttgaacctgcaactcctgcaaaacacttatactagttacacaacactcaaaagcaatatactctgtgtgaccttatacttacccagatacatttaacacacacatctattttaattcaaacattattatacatttccacagggcggagttttctttaataacaagtttatgttggcatgatgttgttgtgcgtgacatgGAGTTGCGGCTGCAGCGGTggctcagtgttatcttatcacaactgtttttttccccatcaaccAATCCGCGGAAtacttggtgctgtggggggcgatatgaacggatcatgatgatcctttgcaccactaaccacatccatgattgtgctctgtctcagctgatcgcgtcacccgctcaccccagcatatctgttcagatgtgtcttagtttagacagtctacggtgagagtggaacatcactgctcctccccgtggacaaatgaggcattgcagctggttttcacacagactgcttaggggcgtttccagtcgggccctCACTGACCACatcatcgcgggggattacatttcggtcacgtgCCAGCCAAGGACCGTTCAAGGACCTGTCGAGGACCAgtcacggtcccgtcacggaaacacgggaacttttaagttaCTACATCTGTATCACCAACAGGGTGGAACTTTATTAGGAATACTCCTACACTGAGCGACTCAAAAATAGACTATGAAAATTACACAAAAGATACTATTCAAGAATATACtctacaaaaccaaaaccactccgaagagggaaaaaacgtaaaaagaaaagaggaaaaaggtaacagaaaatcactccacaaggggaggacaaaagctaaaccgctatcaaactgaacagaaatcaataacctaatactatgaaatttacaacaaaaaatcactcacgtggaggcaaaaacaacaacacacgttACGTAGCGAAGCAAGGAAGATCAAGGACTGTGGGAATGACCGGCTGGGGTGAACGAAAgaacgaaacactctggcacaagacaaagggagacgcagaaaatatatacacagggtaatggggaacaggtggaaacaatcagggtggggaagacaatcagaccggtgacacatgaggaagggcaagtgacctgaaacgagaggagagttatctttcaaaataaaacaggaaatgacaagacaagacaaaaacccagcttgacctcaccgcgtgacaATGTGCACTTATTGTCGACAGTTTATGCCTAACTATGTTGAGTTAGAGGCCCCGGTGACATCAGTTCTTTTGCAGGAACATGGAGGGCGGCTGAGACCAGTGGCCTATTTCTCTTCTAAGTTAGACCCAGTGGCTGCTGGACTGCCTGGCTGCCTCAGGGCAGTAGCGGCTGCAGCTGTTTTAGTTTCTAGGGAAATTGTTGGATATTCTGATCTAACTCTTCTTGTTCCCCATGCAGTCTCTATGATCCTGTTGGAACAATAAAAACTCACATCTTTCAACAGCACGTTGGTTAAGatacaacactgttttgttggaTGTGCCtaacattactgtgaaaagatGCACTGTTCTTAACCCTGCCACTCTTTTACCTTCTCCAGATGATAGTGAAGCTTATGATTGTGTTGCTATTCAACAGGTTTGCACACCCAGACCCGATCTGTGAGAGACTCCTCTTACTAACCCTGATCTTGTCTTTTATGTTGATGGTTCTGCCTTTCAAGATGCTCAGTCTGGGTTAAACAAAGTGGGCTTTGCTGTATGTGATGATCACTCCATAGTGCAATCGGGCTCTTTGCCCTCTAACTATTCGGCACAAGCCGCTGAATTGATAGCTCTCACTGCGGCTTGCACACTAGCAAAAGGTCGCTCAGTGACTATCTATACAGATTCTCGCTACGCCTTTGGTGTGGTGCATGATTTTGGCGTACTATGGAAACACTGAAATTTTCTTAAATCTGATGGAAAGCCTATATTACATCATGACAAAGTCTTAGCTTTATTGGATGCTATTCTTTTGCCAAAACAGATTGCAGTTTGCAAGTGTCAAgcccacacaggtgacacagactGTATCTAAAGGCAATGCGCGAGCTGATGCTGCAGCCAAGCGTGCTGCTGATTTATCACTCACTCCTCCCCCAGCTGAGGcgttctgttttctctcacacacactccctgactccctctctgcatttcagtcatttgcctctcctcctgaagtaacCCAGTGGAGAGCATGTGGAGCTCAATACAAAGATAAGGTTTGGTTCGGTCCGGATGGACGGCCCTGTTTACCTAAacacttttttcctcattttgctaAATTGACACACGGGTTAGACCATGTGTCAAAAGGGGGAATGTTACAGGTAATAACACAACACTGGTTTACAAAGGGTTTTGCAgcatatgcacagaaatattgtcAATCTTGTGTTATTTGTGCAACCTACAATGCAGGAAGAGGTAttcctgtccctgcagcagcacacccaCCACCAGACAAACCATTCGATCACTTAATGATGGATTTCATAGAACTAACTCCAGACAAAGGGAAGAAGTATTGTCTAGTGATGGTAGATATGTGGTCTAAGTGGGTGGACTCTTTTCCAGCAAAACATGCTAACAGCCATGCAGTCACGAAGGCTCTGTTAACAGAAATCATTCCACGATGGAGAATTCCATCAAGAATCAGTAGTGATAACGGCACACACTTTGTAAACGCTGCAGTGGAGGCAGTGGGACAGTTCTTAGGCATTGAtatgaaaaaacattgtgtatatCATCCACAGAGTGGGggagcagtggagagagagaatggtacGCTCAAAGCAAAACTTGCTAAATGTTGTGAAGAAACAGGTTTGTCCTGGATGGATGCACTccccattgttttgtcttacatGCGAATGAGACAAAGAAGTCGGGTGAAACTCAGTCCGTTTGAGATCCTATTTGGACATCCTCCTAATGTTGGCATGGACCCCTATAGGGACAGACTGAAAAACCCACCTCTTTGTGTGATGATAACATGATGGAGTATTGTAAACTGCTCTCTGGTATGTTGTCTCAAGTTTCTCAACAGGTTAAAGCAGCCCTCCTTCAGCAGGCTACAGGTTTTACACTCGATCCAGCTTGGCGATTGGGTGGTGATAAAAAACCTGCGAAGGAAGCACTGGAGGTCTGAGAGGTGGCAAGTGTtgctcacaacacacacagcggtgAAGGTCGGAGAGAGAGCAACTTGGATCCACGCCCACCACTGCAAGAGGGTGCCCAACCCCACTGAGTCGTAACTCCACCAAGCCTGCAGGTgtacactcacatgcacacatgtaaaGCGAGGCAGCGTTGATTCATTACAGTAAGCAAGTGAGAGCCTAGCACCGCTTCTACTGCACCGGGGAAATACACTGTACACAATACACGTTCcagagagcacaaaaacacGAGTCAACTTGATTGACCTTTGAGGGATGATCATCATGGCTGATCAAAGACAATATTTGGGTTGTGGGATGAGATGcattctgtggttttcttttgtgattgcattttaaatttttttcctGGTATAGTGTGAAGTTTTTGGCCGACCACATGGATAATGTCACtttttccatgtctttgtttgctaATCAGACTATAAATGGCTTTAGATTACTTTCAACCACTCAACAATCTCATAGCATGACTTTGCTGAAACATGAGATGGCCCTAGATTATCTTACTGCCCGTACCGGTGGTTTGTGTGTAACCCTCAATTTGACTGGTGATGCATGTTTGACTTTAATTCctgataataatgacaatataacATCTGTCATTCATGCACTTAAGAAGATTCGAGATGAGTTTGGGCCCTCTGCTTCGGCAGAAACCTCCTTTCTAGTTCTTCAATGATTTATTGAAGTTGCAAGTAATCAGGAAAAAACAATAGAACAATAGgcaaatgttgtttatttggcTGGTATACTACAAATGAATTGATGATGTGTCATTTTTTGCATTTCTGGATGATCTGATATGGACAGTGTGGTATATTTTTGAGTCTGCTTTATTTGAACTTATAGGAATTCGCAGAGTAAACAGATGTCTTAAGTAAAATTGGAGAAAGCTTTTAGCACCATAGAATTGAGCGATTGGCTGTCATCTTAATATCAACTATTTTCTGTATGCCTCCCCATTTAAGGTATACATGGTAAGACTGTAAGCCCTGGAGATGACAAGATCCAGGCTTGCACCACTGGTCATCATTACCAAATACGGAAGAATGTATGGTGAAACGTTCATAACATTAATATGTAATcgcttcatttgcatattagtaTATAGCAGGGCAACACCTTAACACAGGGGGAGAATCGGGGCAGCAATCTGACCATAGGGACCTCAGCAGTCTTTAATCTGACCTCAAGGATTCTCTTCATGCACTCAGAGTATGTAATGgcttataataaaaaaagaagcattccTTAAGAAAGAAGCCTCGAgttctgtttattctttttcacTCAAACAAGCACGGAGAGAGTCGTCAATACACGACAacagttttcacatttcttaTCAAACCCCACTGTGCTGAAGTGCACAGCCAGCATGACATGTATCACAGTCATGAACAAACCACAAATAACTTTACTGTtgtatagtataataataatatattgtaaCATAAACAACGTTGAAACAAAGTATAATCTGCACTATTTAATTTGTCATCAACCAAGTACATTTTTCTGTACATGCTTAGAGTTTAATTTCAGGCACCATGCAGAGACTTTACAGCATGTTGGCATCACAGGAGTCTGGCTGCAGTATCTTCAGTGTAACAATGAGCTTAATTGATTTTCTAAACCATGGATAAAAAAGGGCGTAGATCAGAGGGTTTAAACAGGAGTTAAAATAGAccaaacatataataatatttgcatTAGAAGCAGTAAGGAAATCTTCATCTACAAGAGCAGCACAATAATATGGGCAGAGACATAATAGAAACACAACTATAACAACACCGAGAGTCCTGGCTGcttttaattcagatttttttgccATTACCTTCCCTGTTTTCTGGAATGTAACAGTTGCAATGTGGGACCTCATGGCATGAGCCTGAGAAATAGCCACCACAAATACTCTCATATACAAAAGGACAATAACAGTGATGGGAACTATGAAGGAAAAAATAAGGTCTGCAAGTACAGAAACATGGTCATAAACAACCATACACTCCCTTGAGCAGGAGTTCATGACTTGTAGTTTCAAAGTCTGATTCTGCAGTATACCCTGAAAAATCACAGAACATAtccaacacagacaaatacagacttGGActcttttttgtgtgatttgagtGGAGTAATGCAGAGGATGACAAATAGCCACATAGCGGTCAATAGATATAAGCACCACAGTTCCTATTGAGGCAGAGGTAATAATATATCCAAGAAAATGATAGAAAGGACACAAGATGTCACCAAGGGACCAACATCCGTCTATGGCCACTATTTGTAAGGCCATGAGGAAGCCCACGAAGAAATCTGAGAAAGCCAGAGAAAGTAGGATGAGGTTGGTGGGGGTGTGGAGCTGCCTGTGGACACCAATAATATATAAATCGtcatttatactatttataatataaatcaataaatcaatcagtATATCATATCTGTCATCATTCAGATAAAAGCAACTAGAGCAaagactgaaatataaaaacattactttatctctttaataaattaatgaatgtcTACTTGAagtgagagatagagatgatGACCAGCAGGTTAAGAGCTGAAGTGAGCAGAGCGATGAAGGACAGCAGAATGTAAGCCAGCATGGACTCAAAGTGAGGAGTAACTGGTTTCCTGCAGGAGATGTTGAGCAGTTGTGAAAGGCAGAGCTCATTTCCCTCAGAGGTCTCCATCaccagagagttgaagctgcTGAGCTCTGGCAGCGTTCTGACTAAAGCTTTCTGTCATACAACTGATTTATCTGTATCCTTCCTGCAgacccctccttccttcctcctcctccttctctgctgctgtttttctctccatagAGATTGAAGTATGCCTTCTGTGTTTGTCCTCCTCAATGCTGGTGagtttactttatgtttatgtccACCTTTGGCCATCTGCCAGATGACGTGGGTTGCATCAGACTATCCCAACCAAGTTAACCTTGATGTCTGTGATTCCAAATGAATAAAAGGGGCAAAAAACAATGTAGGTGTAACCGGTGCAGTTCAGTCTGAGAGTTGTGTCACTCCCATATACTTCTATTGTAATCAGAAGTGGAAGtgatgtgattattattattatttagcatTACCTATTATGTTAGGTACCTACCAAAAATCTAGTCAATAGTGATATTTTACGTAACTAGTTTTATTCATATGTTTTGGATAGTGGAAAAGtcctacattacccataatCCCCGACCACCAACAACTTTTCACGCCCTAGGGGTCTGATACTACGCAAAGGGTACCCTTCCACATCTGAATGAAATGCTCTGGGTTCTCAAATGACTCCAATGTAAACCGTACACGGCAGTAAGAAACATTTAGAGCCGTCCATccactccaataataacccgatTACAGCGATACATGATgctgcgagctacaatctgattggagaACCAAGGGAAGTATTTTTCTCACTAGTTTaaggttttcttttaatgatattgtAGTGGTATGAGGCACCACTGCCACATTGAACTCTCTGGCTTATCAGCCAATCGCTGCTTGAGCAGAGGGGATAAAAGTAGGTCATGCCCCCCCTC
This region includes:
- the LOC109140704 gene encoding trace amine-associated receptor 3-like → MVVRPPGLPLRSHRHPCYFWVRGRVPDRKPVTPHFESMLAYILLSFIALLTSALNLLVIISISHFKQLHTPTNLILLSLAFSDFFVGFLMALQIVAIDGCWSLGDILCPFYHFLGYIITSASIGTVVLISIDRYVAICHPLHYSTQITQKRVQVCICLCWICSVIFQGILQNQTLKLQVMNSCSRECMVVYDHVSVLADLIFSFIVPITVIVLLYMRVFVVAISQAHAMRSHIATVTFQKTGKVMAKKSELKAARTLGVVIVVFLLCLCPYYCAALVDEDFLTASNANIIICLVYFNSCLNPLIYALFYPWFRKSIKLIVTLKILQPDSCDANML